From a single Brassica napus cultivar Da-Ae chromosome C9, Da-Ae, whole genome shotgun sequence genomic region:
- the LOC106433643 gene encoding probable aspartic proteinase GIP1 — MHGLKRLIIFISMFAAISEAQYLLPITKNETTKQYYTTINIGSAANSPVNLLLDIGTDLSWLNCRKIKSLSSLHLVPCQSPTCKSIPSNACDGKHCLYLQQSPFVKNHTVSTVDRVVQDKATISTKVSFRPFTFSCVAQTHIQGLSPPIAGVLGLSPGEFPFWRQVTRAFNIIPRFAICLPSSGNGNFFIGGGGFGVSMTLTPLKIVGSDYLISPTSIYVDGIPLSLNPSLLEGGAKLSTVVPYTVLQTDIYNALASAFTRKAMKIGMSEIPRLAPFKHCFQEGSSMRINEELMNVTSVEIGLPGNGREVKWTFHGKNTVVSNLEKKNDLLSPPTLRFDISSCVSFRWPTEGLYPSVATPFRHRS, encoded by the exons ATGCATGGCCTTAAGcgcctcatcatcttcatctccaTGTTTGCCGCCATTTCAGAAGCCCAATATCTTCTTCCGATCACCAAAAACGAAACCACCAAACAATACTACACCACTATCAACATCGGATCCGCCGCCAACTCTCCCGTTAACCTTCTCCTCGATATCGGAACCGACCTCTCATGGCTCAACTGCCGCAAAATAAAATCCTTATCATCACTCCACCTCGTCCCTTGCCAGAGCCCCACTTGCAAGTCCATCCCCAGCAACGCCTGCGACGGAAAACACTGTCTTTACCTTCAACAAAGCCCTTTCGTCAAAAACCACACAGTGTCCACCGTCGACCGTGTCGTTCAAGACAAAGCCACCATCTCCACCAAAGTCTCTTTCCGTCCATTCACATTCTCCTGCGTCGCTCAGACACACATCCAAGGCCTTTCCCCTCCCATCGCCGGAGTTCTTGGTCTTTCTCCGGGAGAGTTCCCGTTCTGGAGACAGGTGACGAGAGCGTTTAACATCATCCCGCGCTTCGCTATCTGCTTGCCTTCTTCAGGCAACGGTAATTTCTTTATCGGCGGTGGAGGTTTCGGTGTTTCGATGACTTTGACTCCGTTGAAAATAGTTGGCTCTGATTATCTTATCTCCCCCACGTCAATCTACGTTGACGGGATACCTTTATCGTTGAATCCAAGTTTGCTTGAGGGCGGAGCAAAGCTCAGCACGGTGGTTCCGTACACCGTACTTCAAACTGATATCTACAATGCTCTTGCTAGTGCATTTACCCGTAAAGCAATG aaAATAGGAATGTCTGAGATCCCTCGACTTGCGCCATTTAAACACTGCTTCCAAGAAGGCTCTTCCATGAGAATAAATGAGGAGTTGATGAACGTGACGTCGGTAGAGATTGGGCTGCCAGGGAATGGAAGGGAGGTGAAGTGGACGTTTCACGGTAAGAATACGGTGGTGAGCaacttggaaaaaaaaaacgatcttCTCTCCCCACCAACTCTTCGCTTCGACATCTCCTCTTGCGTCTCGTTCCGGTGGCCGACGGAGGGTCTCTACCCGTCGGTCGCCACCCCGTTTCGTCACCGTTCCTAG
- the LOC111212879 gene encoding glutathione S-transferase T3-like, producing MDPFSEPCSFQNLLNSQQPQTSFSFASREPSIEVSAPDASVFGTGWPEDANEDAYLVADRKERRKWSPTEDKVLISAWLNTSKDPLVGNEQKAIAFWKRIATYFGSSPQLAGLQKREPSCCKSRWGKINEGVCKFVGSNDAATKQKSSGQSEDDVLKMAHAIFFNDYKSKFTLEHAWLELRYDQKWCGALTSKDNVNSKRRKLDGHSAQSSTSVPCSLGGDEPMARPVGVKAAKGKGKQAVSKAKTSEEEGKACVDFQNMWEIRQKDFALKDKHDKHKLLEGLIAKTEPLTELEIALKDKLITEMLAS from the coding sequence ATGGATCCTTTTAGTGAACCTTGTAGCTTCCAAAACCTCCTAAACAGTCAACAACCACAaacctctttctcctttgccagTCGTGAACCGAGTATTGAAGTCTCTGCCCCGGATGCGTCTGTCTTTGGTACTGGATGGCCTGAAGATGCAAACGAAGATGCATACCTCGTGGCTGACCGTAAAGAAAGGAGGAAATGGTCACCAACTGAAGAcaaggtgctcatcagtgcTTGGTTGAATACCTCAAAAGATCCTCTCGTGGGAAATGAGCAGAAAGCAATTGCGTTTTGGAAACGAATTGCTACTTATTTTGGTTCAAGTCCACAGCTTGCTGGTTTGCAAAAGAGAGAGCCATCTTGCTGTAAATCGAGGTGGGGGAAGATTAATGAGGGCGTGTGCAAGTTTGTTGGCTCCAATGATGCGGCAACGAAGCAAAAATCCAGTGGCCAGAGTGAGGATGATGTTTTGAAGATGGCTCATGCAATATTCTTCAATGATTACAAGAGCAAGTTCACACTTGAGCATGCTTGGTTGGAGCTTAGGTATGATCAAAAATGGTGTGGAGCTCTAACCAGTAAAGATAATGTGAACTCTAAGAGAAGAAAGCTTGATGGCCATTCAGCACAATCATCAACGTCAGTGCCGTGTAGCCTTGGAGGAGATGAACCAATGGCTCGGCCTGTTGGTGTCAAAGCTGCAAAGGGCAAAGGTAAACAGGCTGTGAGCAAGGCTAAGACTTCTGAAGAAGAAGGGAAGGCGTGTGTGGACTTTCAAAACATGTGGGAGATAAGGCAAAAGGACTTTGCCTTGAAAGATAAGCATGACAAGCACAAGTTGTTGGAGGGCCTAATTGCCAAGACAGAGCCATTAACTGAACTAGAGATTGCTTTGAAAGATAAGCTTATTACCGAGATGTTAGCAAGTTAG